One window of Nicotiana tomentosiformis chromosome 11, ASM39032v3, whole genome shotgun sequence genomic DNA carries:
- the LOC138901019 gene encoding uncharacterized protein has product MGAKVIVHTDHAALFYIMRKKYSKAWFMRWLLLLQEFDIDIQDRKRSENEVADHLSHLEEEGRPHDGLEINDTFPDEQLLAISMKEVPWFADLANFVVGGIIPDEFSSNQRKKLKRDCQDYYWDKPYLFRICADGVIRRCVLDEEQSDILEACHLLLMVVTMVEQERQPKC; this is encoded by the coding sequence atgggtgcaaaggttattgttcatacggatcatgcggcacttttCTATATTATGAGGAAGAAATATTCCAAAGCTTGGTTCATGAGATGGttgctattgttgcaagagtttgatattgacatccaagatcgaaaaagGAGTGAAAATGAAGTGGCAGACCACttatctcatttggaggaggaggggaggccgcacgatggccttgaaatcaatgacaccttccccgatgagcaactcttggctatttcaatgaaggaggtaccatggttcgcggatctagcaaacttcGTTGTgggtggaatcatcccggatgagttctcttcaaatcaaagaaagaagctcaaacgggattgtcaagattattattgggacaagCCATACCTTTTTCGTATTTGcgcggatggggtaattagaagatgtgtactggacgaagagcaaagtgatattcttgaggcttgccatctTCTCCTTATGGTGGTTACCATGGTAGAGCAAGAACGAcagccaaagtgctaa